A part of Myxococcus landrumus genomic DNA contains:
- a CDS encoding TolB family protein, translating into MASTLALSACGGAEQDAAPVQAPGVEKAGAPDEVVAERRIIVYLTGNQSLYALKEGRSVLIAERSGTPSVSPDGREVVFAKLPDSWNKGDPVTRADLHVYSMRTGKLSPLTSGHDDQSPSWSPDGKSILFQSKARSGVSSFWRVKPNGKGLKQVTNVSSPQSPALSVVPTPMGDTGVEWGPQERRIIVYLTAQPSGSAVQVVSFDRDLDVTNAYSLGEGTSPRWTEQGTIVFLREVKGQLTEVEVSVDD; encoded by the coding sequence ATGGCTTCCACCCTGGCGCTGTCCGCATGTGGCGGCGCGGAGCAGGACGCCGCGCCCGTGCAGGCGCCTGGCGTCGAGAAGGCGGGAGCCCCGGACGAGGTCGTCGCGGAACGCCGCATCATCGTCTACCTGACGGGGAACCAGTCGCTGTACGCGCTGAAGGAGGGCCGCTCGGTCCTCATCGCGGAGCGCAGCGGTACGCCGTCGGTGTCGCCGGATGGCCGAGAGGTCGTCTTCGCGAAGCTGCCGGACTCGTGGAACAAGGGCGACCCGGTGACGCGCGCGGACCTTCACGTCTACTCGATGCGCACGGGCAAGCTGTCGCCGCTGACGTCCGGCCATGACGACCAGTCGCCGTCGTGGTCGCCGGACGGCAAGAGCATCCTGTTCCAGTCCAAGGCCCGCTCGGGCGTGTCCTCGTTCTGGCGCGTGAAGCCCAACGGCAAGGGCCTCAAGCAGGTGACGAACGTCTCGTCGCCCCAGTCTCCGGCGCTGAGCGTGGTGCCCACGCCGATGGGGGACACGGGCGTGGAGTGGGGCCCGCAGGAGCGCCGCATCATCGTCTACCTCACGGCCCAGCCGAGCGGCAGCGCGGTGCAGGTCGTGAGCTTCGACCGGGACCTGGACGTCACGAACGCCTACAGCCTGGGTGAGGGCACCTCGCCCCGGTGGACCGAGCAGGGCACCATCGTGTTCCTGCGCGAGGTGAAGGGGCAGCTCACCGAGGTCGAAGTCAGCGTCGATGACTGA
- a CDS encoding glutamate-cysteine ligase family protein, whose product MGLAIQQEVFLPEDHERFARRLEESLAALRELLARPGFGEGAATIGAELELFLVDARGYPLPVNRQVLARTVDPRVTLEMDRFNLELNPRPGPLAGRPFRALQGELEDSLREVRRAARTQGARVAVVGILPTLREEDLGRGALTAQPRYRALSAAIRERRAAPFHVAISGEEESLALTWDDVTLEGANTSFQMHLRVAPRDFARLYNAAQLATAPVLAVSGNSPLLLGHKLWDETRVALFRQAVDDRVEPGEGGFCSPARVTFGHGWAREGAYELFAESVALHPPLLPVMGHESPLERVAEGGLPGLDELRLHQGTVWTWNRAIYDPRESGHLRIEMRALPAGPTVVDMVANGAFLLGLTLGLGERMDTLLPALPFAHASGNFLRAARRGLDAELSWPGESAPSPRLVPVVELVRRLLPVARRGLLVSGVEAEEVDRMLDIIARRVDTGRTGARWQRRVLARLEAEMPRRDALAAMLERYLQHAESGEPVHTWPED is encoded by the coding sequence ATGGGACTCGCCATCCAGCAAGAGGTCTTCCTTCCGGAGGACCATGAGCGCTTCGCGCGTCGGCTCGAGGAGAGCCTGGCGGCGCTGCGGGAACTCCTGGCGAGGCCGGGCTTTGGTGAAGGCGCGGCGACCATCGGCGCGGAGCTGGAGCTGTTCCTGGTGGACGCGCGAGGCTACCCGCTGCCGGTGAACCGCCAGGTGCTGGCGCGCACGGTGGACCCGCGTGTCACGCTGGAGATGGACCGCTTCAACCTGGAGTTGAATCCTCGACCCGGGCCGCTCGCGGGGCGTCCCTTTCGCGCGCTTCAAGGGGAGCTGGAGGACTCGCTGCGCGAGGTGCGGCGCGCGGCGCGGACGCAGGGCGCGCGCGTGGCGGTGGTGGGCATCCTCCCGACGCTGCGCGAGGAGGACCTGGGGCGCGGCGCGTTGACGGCGCAGCCTCGCTATCGCGCGTTGTCCGCGGCCATCCGGGAGCGGCGGGCCGCGCCCTTTCACGTGGCCATCTCCGGTGAGGAGGAGTCGCTGGCGCTCACCTGGGATGACGTGACGCTGGAGGGGGCGAACACGTCGTTCCAGATGCACCTGCGGGTGGCGCCTAGGGACTTCGCGCGGTTGTACAACGCCGCGCAGCTCGCCACCGCGCCGGTGCTGGCCGTGAGCGGGAACTCGCCGCTGCTCTTGGGGCACAAGCTCTGGGACGAGACGCGCGTGGCGCTGTTCCGGCAGGCGGTGGATGACCGCGTGGAGCCGGGGGAGGGTGGCTTCTGTTCTCCCGCGCGAGTGACGTTCGGTCATGGCTGGGCGCGCGAGGGGGCGTACGAGTTGTTCGCGGAGTCGGTGGCGCTGCATCCGCCGCTGTTGCCGGTGATGGGGCACGAGTCGCCACTGGAGCGTGTGGCCGAGGGCGGACTGCCGGGCCTGGACGAGCTGCGGCTGCATCAGGGCACGGTCTGGACCTGGAACCGCGCCATCTATGACCCTCGGGAGTCGGGTCACCTGCGCATCGAGATGCGCGCGCTGCCCGCGGGCCCCACGGTGGTGGACATGGTGGCCAATGGGGCGTTCCTGTTGGGCCTGACGCTGGGGTTGGGGGAGCGCATGGACACGCTGCTCCCGGCGCTACCGTTCGCACATGCCTCGGGCAACTTCCTGCGCGCCGCGCGCCGAGGGTTGGACGCGGAGCTCTCGTGGCCTGGCGAGTCCGCGCCGAGTCCCCGCCTGGTGCCAGTGGTGGAGCTGGTGCGAAGACTGTTGCCCGTGGCGCGGCGGGGGCTGTTGGTGTCGGGCGTGGAGGCCGAAGAGGTGGACCGGATGCTGGACATCATCGCGCGGCGCGTGGACACAGGGCGCACGGGAGCACGCTGGCAGCGGAGGGTGCTCGCGCGCTTGGAGGCGGAGATGCCCCGGCGGGACGCGCTGGCGGCGATGCTGGAGCGCTACCTTCAGCACGCGGAGTCCGGCGAGCCCGTCCACACGTGGCCGGAGGACTGA